One stretch of Terriglobia bacterium DNA includes these proteins:
- a CDS encoding YajQ family cyclic di-GMP-binding protein gives MAENSFDIVSKVDLQEVSNAIQQALKEIHQRYDLKDSKSNIELEGKDAIILTSADDYKLKAVTDVLQTKLVKRGVPLKALDYGKIEPAAGSTVRQRVAMQQGIPTEKAREIVKVVKDTKKKVQASIQGDTVRVSGKDRDTLQEIIAVLRQKDFGIDMQFTNYRSN, from the coding sequence ATGGCCGAAAACTCCTTTGACATTGTGAGCAAAGTTGACCTTCAGGAGGTCTCCAACGCCATTCAGCAGGCGCTCAAGGAGATTCACCAGCGCTACGACCTGAAGGATTCGAAGTCGAACATCGAACTCGAAGGCAAGGACGCGATCATTCTCACCTCCGCCGACGATTACAAACTCAAGGCCGTAACCGACGTCCTGCAGACGAAGCTCGTCAAGCGCGGTGTTCCGCTCAAGGCGCTCGACTACGGCAAGATCGAACCCGCGGCAGGAAGCACAGTTCGGCAGCGCGTGGCCATGCAGCAAGGCATCCCGACCGAAAAGGCGCGCGAGATCGTCAAGGTCGTTAAAGACACGAAGAAGAAGGTACAGGCGTCGATCCAGGGCGACACCGTGCGCGTGAGCGGCAAGGATCGCGACACGCTGCAGGAGATCATCGCCGTACTCCGACAGAAGGATTTCGGCATCGACATGCAGTTCACGAACTATCGCTCGAATTGA